Proteins from a genomic interval of Salinivibrio kushneri:
- a CDS encoding ABC transporter permease: MTQTNTTPSRWQRFLDSDFFYHFKRDKVAIASFTIFMVFLLLAVFAPLVSPTNPYDLMAIDIMDSELPPVWMEWSDPRFLLGTDNQGRDILSTIIYGLRISLTIGLCAVGLQLILGTVIGLSAGYFGGRIDSFFMRIADIQLSFSTMMVAIIVSAIFKASFGSEFYSQYAILMLVVIIGIAEWPQYARTIRASVLAEKKKEYVEAARVMGFRSPRIMFRHILPNCLSPILVISTVQVANAIMSEAALSFLGLGMPVDQPSLGSLISIGFNYIFSGAWWITAFPGIVLVLLVLVINLLGDWLRDVFNPKIYKG, translated from the coding sequence ATGACACAAACAAATACGACACCAAGTCGCTGGCAGCGCTTCTTAGACTCGGATTTCTTTTATCACTTCAAACGCGATAAAGTGGCGATCGCTAGCTTCACCATTTTCATGGTGTTCTTATTGCTGGCGGTCTTTGCGCCCTTAGTGTCCCCGACCAATCCCTATGATTTAATGGCGATTGATATTATGGACTCTGAGCTCCCCCCCGTTTGGATGGAGTGGAGCGATCCGCGCTTTTTGCTCGGGACCGATAACCAAGGGCGAGATATCTTATCGACCATTATTTATGGTCTGCGGATCTCTTTGACCATAGGTTTGTGTGCCGTCGGCCTACAGTTGATTCTGGGGACGGTGATTGGTCTGAGTGCCGGCTATTTTGGTGGCCGCATTGATAGCTTTTTTATGCGTATCGCCGATATCCAGCTGTCTTTCTCGACCATGATGGTCGCTATTATTGTTTCAGCGATTTTTAAGGCCAGCTTTGGCAGTGAGTTTTACAGCCAATACGCGATTTTAATGCTGGTGGTGATTATCGGGATTGCCGAGTGGCCACAGTATGCGCGGACCATTCGTGCGTCTGTCCTGGCAGAAAAGAAAAAGGAATATGTAGAAGCGGCGCGGGTAATGGGTTTCCGCTCGCCTCGGATCATGTTCCGTCATATTCTTCCCAACTGCTTATCGCCTATTTTGGTCATTTCGACCGTGCAGGTGGCTAACGCAATCATGTCGGAAGCGGCACTGTCTTTCCTGGGGCTAGGGATGCCTGTCGATCAGCCATCACTGGGGTCGTTGATCAGCATCGGTTTTAACTACATTTTCTCAGGGGCGTGGTGGATCACTGCTTTTCCTGGCATCGTGTTGGTTTTACTAGTACTGGTGATCAACTTGCTCGGCGATTGGTTGCGGGATGTCTTCAACCCCAAAATCTACAAAGGGTAA
- a CDS encoding ABC transporter substrate-binding protein, whose protein sequence is MKTMKSKIAVALMAAGLSVSAAAADITVAYDADPVSLDPHEQLSGGTLQLSHMVFDPLVRFTQEMDFEPRLATSWERIDNETVRFNLREGVTFHSGNAFTADDVVWTFDRLKSSPDFKGIFTPIVDIKKVDEHTVDVVTDGTYPLVENVMTYVFPMDSKFYSGETEDGRDKAELKKNGSTYASTHLSGTGPYVVDEREQGVVVEFDRNENYWDKDSEGNVDNITLRPIKEDATRVAALLSGDVDMIAPVSPNDYRRLERADELQLVTMPGTRVITFQMNQSVVDEFKDPRVRQAVAYAVNNEGIAQKIMKGAATPASQQSPVGYAGYNADLAPRYDLAKAKKLMEEAGYPDGFSVTMIAPNNRYVNDEKIAQAVGAMMAKIGIKVDLQTMPKAQYWPEFDKCEAGMQMIGWHPDTEDSANFTEFLTMTRDADTGKGQYNCGHYSNSEVDKLVMEANSETDLEKRSAMLKKVEKILYDEAAFLPLHWQDPSWAAKNNVNIEPIVNGMNFPYFGDLVVE, encoded by the coding sequence ATGAAAACAATGAAGAGCAAGATTGCCGTGGCGCTTATGGCCGCCGGCCTGAGCGTAAGTGCCGCGGCAGCGGATATCACCGTCGCTTATGATGCGGATCCGGTCTCACTGGACCCTCATGAGCAGCTTTCCGGTGGTACGCTACAGCTATCACACATGGTCTTCGACCCCTTGGTCCGTTTTACCCAAGAGATGGATTTTGAGCCGCGTCTCGCCACGTCTTGGGAGCGTATCGATAATGAAACCGTGCGTTTCAACCTTCGCGAAGGCGTGACGTTCCACTCCGGTAACGCATTTACTGCTGACGATGTCGTCTGGACCTTTGACCGTTTGAAGTCATCACCGGATTTTAAAGGGATTTTCACCCCAATCGTTGACATCAAGAAAGTCGACGAGCACACGGTAGATGTGGTCACGGACGGTACCTATCCGCTGGTAGAAAACGTCATGACCTACGTATTCCCCATGGACAGCAAATTCTACAGTGGTGAGACCGAAGACGGCCGTGATAAAGCTGAGCTGAAGAAAAATGGCTCAACCTATGCATCAACACACCTATCAGGCACAGGCCCTTATGTGGTCGACGAGCGTGAACAAGGCGTGGTCGTCGAGTTTGACCGTAATGAGAATTACTGGGACAAAGACAGCGAAGGCAATGTGGATAACATCACACTGCGTCCGATCAAAGAAGATGCCACCCGTGTTGCAGCACTGCTGTCTGGTGATGTCGATATGATTGCGCCTGTTTCTCCTAACGATTATCGCCGTCTCGAACGTGCCGACGAGCTGCAACTGGTTACCATGCCAGGGACGCGCGTGATCACCTTCCAAATGAACCAGAGCGTGGTGGATGAGTTTAAAGATCCACGTGTCCGTCAAGCGGTGGCTTATGCGGTCAACAATGAAGGTATTGCGCAGAAGATCATGAAAGGGGCGGCCACGCCCGCGAGTCAGCAAAGCCCGGTTGGTTACGCAGGCTATAACGCAGATTTAGCGCCGCGTTATGACTTGGCCAAAGCGAAAAAGCTGATGGAAGAGGCCGGTTATCCTGATGGTTTCTCAGTCACCATGATTGCGCCCAACAACCGTTACGTGAACGATGAAAAAATCGCCCAAGCGGTGGGGGCAATGATGGCGAAAATTGGTATCAAGGTTGACTTGCAGACCATGCCAAAAGCGCAGTACTGGCCTGAGTTCGATAAGTGCGAAGCCGGCATGCAGATGATCGGCTGGCACCCAGATACAGAAGATTCTGCCAACTTCACTGAGTTCCTCACCATGACCCGTGACGCTGACACCGGTAAGGGCCAATACAACTGTGGTCACTACTCGAACAGCGAAGTGGACAAGCTGGTGATGGAAGCCAACTCAGAAACGGATCTGGAAAAGCGTAGTGCCATGCTGAAAAAGGTTGAGAAGATCCTGTATGACGAAGCGGCCTTCTTACCTTTGCACTGGCAAGATCCATCATGGGCAGCCAAAAATAACGTTAACATCGAGCCGATCGTTAACGGTATGAACTTCCCTTACTTCGGCGATCTAGTGGTCGAGTAA
- a CDS encoding SPOR domain-containing protein, producing MGRWRGLAVSMVAMWAISAPVRAEQSPCAIVDRQQGWPIIGETCDIGQGLWGNQAPDPKSAAFWVQCGATQGVPSRQFYQSLRQGLPDLPFQVQVREGRGRCLIGPYPNLDVAQLVLRRVRQFGPTKQAVLRQTRQPLSQPAVIRLPPLSQTQSSPEDETSAPMETAITLSHFGLPEPEAGDKQYMEKSMSWLRVPYAQAAPRCQREGMMLASQQELVEVAKATDQLPMRLPYWVQGAKGVDARSGKVVTRNADAALNVLCKKR from the coding sequence ATGGGGCGGTGGCGAGGTTTGGCTGTCAGTATGGTAGCAATGTGGGCAATCAGTGCGCCAGTGCGCGCAGAACAGAGCCCTTGCGCGATTGTTGACCGCCAGCAAGGCTGGCCAATCATTGGTGAGACATGTGATATCGGGCAAGGTCTGTGGGGCAACCAAGCCCCCGATCCCAAAAGTGCCGCGTTCTGGGTGCAATGCGGTGCGACGCAAGGCGTGCCATCGCGTCAATTCTATCAGTCCCTGCGTCAAGGCTTGCCGGACTTACCGTTTCAAGTGCAAGTGCGCGAGGGCCGAGGACGTTGCTTGATTGGTCCGTATCCTAACCTAGACGTGGCACAGTTGGTGCTGAGACGTGTGCGTCAATTTGGGCCGACCAAACAAGCGGTGTTACGCCAAACTCGTCAGCCATTGTCGCAACCAGCCGTGATCCGCTTACCGCCGCTGTCTCAAACCCAATCGTCCCCGGAGGATGAAACGTCGGCGCCGATGGAAACGGCGATTACCTTAAGCCATTTTGGTTTACCGGAGCCTGAGGCCGGAGATAAACAGTACATGGAAAAATCCATGAGCTGGTTGCGCGTTCCTTATGCGCAGGCAGCCCCTCGTTGCCAACGCGAAGGCATGATGTTGGCTTCCCAACAGGAATTAGTGGAAGTGGCAAAAGCGACGGATCAGCTCCCCATGCGCTTACCGTACTGGGTGCAAGGCGCTAAGGGGGTGGACGCCCGAAGTGGCAAAGTGGTGACACGTAATGCCGATGCGGCGCTCAATGTCCTGTGTAAAAAACGGTAG
- a CDS encoding ABC transporter permease, which yields MVTFLVKRLVQALIVMFVISLVAFAIQDNLGDPLRELVGQSVSEAERDALRDEMGLNDPFLTKYTRFVGKALQGDLGNSYFFKRPVVDVILDKLVATLELVAGAALIIVVVSIPLGVYSAIHPNSMLTKIIMGFSIVGISIPVFLTAIMLMYVFSIELGWLPSYGRGETANWLGWESGFFTLDGLAHLVLPSVSLASIMLPLFIRLVRSEMLEALGTEYVKFARAKGLPENKVYYQHALKNTMLPVVTVGGVQIGTMIAYTILTETVFQWPGTGFLFLEAINRVDTPLITAYVIFVGLIFVVTNTIVDLLYGLINPTVNLTGKEA from the coding sequence ATGGTAACGTTTTTAGTCAAACGTCTGGTACAGGCACTGATTGTGATGTTTGTCATCAGTCTGGTGGCGTTTGCTATCCAAGACAACCTCGGCGACCCCTTGCGGGAGCTGGTGGGGCAATCAGTATCAGAAGCGGAGCGTGATGCGCTGCGTGATGAAATGGGGCTTAACGATCCCTTCTTAACCAAATATACCCGCTTTGTAGGCAAGGCCCTACAAGGGGATTTAGGCAATTCTTATTTCTTTAAGCGTCCAGTCGTGGATGTCATTTTAGATAAATTGGTGGCAACGCTAGAACTCGTGGCGGGGGCGGCACTGATCATTGTCGTGGTGTCGATACCACTCGGCGTGTACTCGGCGATTCACCCCAATAGCATGCTCACCAAGATAATCATGGGCTTTAGTATCGTGGGTATTTCGATACCTGTCTTCTTAACCGCGATCATGCTCATGTATGTTTTCTCGATTGAATTAGGTTGGTTGCCCTCCTATGGACGCGGAGAAACCGCCAATTGGCTCGGTTGGGAGTCCGGCTTTTTCACTCTGGATGGCTTAGCACACTTGGTGCTGCCTTCTGTGTCGCTGGCGTCCATCATGTTGCCTTTGTTTATCCGCTTGGTGCGCTCTGAAATGCTGGAAGCGTTAGGCACCGAGTATGTGAAATTTGCACGTGCTAAAGGGTTACCCGAAAACAAGGTCTATTATCAACACGCGTTAAAAAACACCATGCTGCCGGTTGTAACGGTTGGCGGGGTGCAAATCGGTACCATGATTGCGTATACCATTTTGACCGAGACTGTCTTCCAATGGCCCGGGACGGGCTTTTTGTTCCTTGAAGCGATTAACCGTGTCGATACGCCGTTGATTACCGCTTACGTGATTTTCGTCGGGCTGATCTTTGTGGTGACCAATACCATTGTCGATCTGCTTTATGGCTTGATTAACCCAACGGTTAACTTAACCGGCAAGGAGGCGTAA
- a CDS encoding ABC transporter ATP-binding protein, with the protein MSLLEVNNLRIEYPSRHGVHAAVTSLSLTIERGEIVGVVGESGAGKSTVGNAVIDLLSPPGRIASGDVYLDGKKISGLSPNEMRKVRGDKIGFIFQDPMTSLNPLFTVEQQLTETILTNLNVTQQQAYQRALNLMEQVGIPEPELRIKQYPHQFSGGMRQRVVIAVALAGEPDLIIADEPTTALDVSIQDQILTLIRDLCQKKNVGCMLVTHDMGVVANVTDRVAVMYRGDLVELGTTQQVLGEPQHPYTQSLISAVPRSDIKLDRFPLVNYIEEAGETLELDVKNHWLGQSQDQRAYSGPLLQVKDVSLRFITKDSLFASRREYVQASDHVSFDVVEGETFGLVGESGSGKSTIARAITGLYPPNTGQIIFEDIDLTAIKNERARRPIRRQMQMVFQNPYSSMNPRMKIYDIIAEPIRFHRLAESESQIRQIVGDLLDHVGLGRGAGIKYPHEFSGGQRQRISIARALATRPRLLICDEPTSALDVSVQAQILNLLKDLQDELNLTMLFISHDLPVIRQMCDRIGVMRKGQLLEVAPTEQLFTNPQHEYSRQLISLMPEFKGMSTEGLQPA; encoded by the coding sequence ATGTCACTGCTAGAAGTAAATAACCTACGAATAGAGTACCCGTCTCGCCACGGCGTTCACGCCGCTGTGACGTCATTGTCACTCACGATTGAGCGTGGTGAGATTGTTGGCGTGGTGGGTGAATCTGGAGCGGGTAAGTCAACGGTGGGTAATGCCGTGATTGATTTGCTCAGCCCGCCGGGCCGCATTGCCAGTGGCGATGTGTACCTTGATGGTAAAAAAATCTCCGGTCTTAGCCCTAATGAAATGCGCAAAGTACGCGGTGATAAAATTGGGTTTATCTTTCAAGACCCGATGACCTCCCTGAACCCGCTGTTTACGGTCGAACAACAGCTGACCGAAACCATTTTGACCAACTTGAATGTCACCCAGCAACAGGCCTATCAGCGCGCGCTTAATTTAATGGAGCAGGTGGGGATCCCGGAGCCAGAGCTGCGCATCAAACAATACCCCCATCAGTTTTCCGGCGGGATGCGTCAGCGCGTGGTGATTGCGGTTGCACTGGCCGGGGAGCCGGATTTAATCATTGCCGACGAGCCGACCACGGCATTGGATGTGTCCATTCAAGATCAGATTCTCACCCTGATCCGCGATTTATGCCAAAAGAAAAACGTGGGTTGTATGCTGGTCACCCATGATATGGGCGTGGTCGCCAACGTGACCGACCGTGTCGCGGTGATGTATCGTGGTGATTTGGTGGAGCTGGGCACCACCCAGCAAGTGTTAGGTGAGCCTCAGCACCCTTACACGCAAAGCCTTATTTCAGCGGTGCCACGCTCTGATATCAAGTTAGATCGCTTTCCGCTAGTCAATTATATCGAGGAGGCCGGTGAGACCCTTGAGCTTGATGTTAAGAATCACTGGCTGGGGCAAAGCCAAGATCAGCGTGCTTACAGTGGTCCGCTACTGCAGGTGAAAGATGTGTCCTTGCGCTTTATTACCAAGGATTCTCTCTTTGCGAGCCGCCGCGAATACGTTCAAGCCTCTGATCATGTGAGCTTTGACGTGGTTGAAGGGGAAACCTTTGGTCTTGTCGGAGAGTCAGGCTCAGGAAAATCGACCATCGCACGGGCGATCACCGGGCTTTATCCGCCCAACACGGGGCAAATCATTTTTGAAGATATCGATCTGACCGCGATTAAAAACGAACGCGCCCGACGTCCTATTCGTCGCCAAATGCAAATGGTGTTTCAAAACCCGTATTCATCCATGAACCCACGGATGAAGATTTACGACATTATCGCTGAGCCCATTCGTTTTCACCGTTTGGCCGAAAGCGAGTCTCAAATCCGCCAAATCGTCGGCGACTTGCTCGACCACGTGGGTTTAGGCCGCGGCGCAGGGATTAAATATCCGCACGAGTTCTCTGGGGGGCAACGCCAGCGTATTTCGATTGCTCGCGCATTGGCGACGCGTCCGCGTTTACTGATTTGTGATGAGCCGACATCGGCGTTGGATGTGTCGGTACAAGCGCAGATTTTGAACCTGCTTAAAGATCTGCAGGACGAGCTCAATCTCACCATGTTGTTTATCAGTCACGATCTGCCGGTGATTCGACAAATGTGTGACCGCATTGGTGTGATGCGTAAAGGTCAGCTGTTAGAAGTGGCGCCGACAGAGCAACTGTTTACTAACCCACAACACGAATATAGCCGTCAGCTTATCTCATTGATGCCAGAGTTTAAGGGAATGAGCACGGAAGGTTTGCAACCGGCATAG